The following are encoded together in the Myxococcales bacterium genome:
- the feoB gene encoding ferrous iron transport protein B: MTAQACHEPESGDRTPDSGERLRQVVVVGNPNVGKTTLFNRLTGQNARVGNYPGITVERRAGTLKLGSGDADAEVVDVPGAYSLAARSPEEQIAINSLLGLGGLPKPALAVVVVDAGQLIRNLYLVLQLAELRVPLVIALNMIDEVSDRPPDPAVVGELFGAPCVATNAKSGLGMEALKQEIAKILAVPRPASVSIEYPAALRPEIDRVAEALPKSWRGSVERDRALGLWALSSIEAEDELEGIPDELRERCRDVEETLGKDHDLDRDIIGARYAFLDSHADRIFGRVAKHPPKRAGSARLDRFLLHPVFGFVAFLSIMLVTFLALFSWADPAIKLIEAAFGGLSKLLEAQLAAGIFRDFLTEGVIGGVGNVLVFLPQILLLFLFIGLLEDSGYMARVAFLMDRIMRALGLHGRAFVPMLSGFACAVPAILATRTMERRRDRLLTMLVVPLMTCSARLPVYTLVIAALFPERTLLGFLPLGAALMVAMYCFSILMTLLAAAVLGRTVVRGRRVPLILELPPYRVPSLKSVLRMMWERAAVFLKEAGTVILACTIVLWALLSFPRGEAPVTAPLAADAPAETQTRPAPTKAEEIADRSARLEHSYGGRLGKAIEPALRPLGFDWKIGVGLIGAFAAREVFVSTLGVVYGVAGGDEDTAPLRDRIKHEKRADGRPVYSALTGLSLMVFFALACQCMSTLAVVRRETRSWRWPAFLFGYMTVLAYLASLMVYQGGRLFGWG, encoded by the coding sequence GTGACCGCGCAGGCGTGCCACGAGCCAGAATCCGGCGACCGTACGCCCGACTCCGGGGAGCGCCTACGCCAGGTCGTCGTGGTCGGTAACCCGAACGTCGGCAAGACCACCCTCTTCAACCGCTTGACCGGCCAGAACGCCCGCGTCGGGAACTATCCTGGCATCACCGTCGAGCGCCGAGCGGGAACGTTGAAGCTCGGCTCCGGAGACGCCGACGCCGAGGTCGTCGACGTTCCCGGTGCCTACTCACTCGCGGCTCGCTCCCCAGAGGAGCAGATCGCGATCAACTCGCTGCTGGGCCTCGGTGGTCTGCCCAAACCGGCGCTGGCGGTGGTCGTCGTGGACGCCGGCCAGTTGATCCGCAACCTCTACCTGGTGCTGCAGCTGGCCGAGCTGCGGGTCCCCCTGGTGATCGCGTTGAACATGATCGACGAGGTGAGCGACCGGCCGCCGGATCCAGCGGTCGTCGGCGAGCTGTTTGGCGCGCCATGCGTCGCGACCAACGCCAAGAGTGGGCTGGGCATGGAGGCGCTGAAGCAAGAGATCGCCAAGATCTTGGCGGTTCCCCGCCCCGCGAGCGTGAGCATCGAATACCCCGCGGCGCTGAGGCCCGAGATCGACCGGGTGGCGGAGGCGCTGCCGAAATCGTGGCGCGGAAGCGTCGAGCGCGACCGGGCGCTTGGACTCTGGGCGCTCTCCAGCATCGAAGCGGAAGACGAGCTCGAGGGCATCCCGGACGAACTGCGCGAGCGCTGTCGTGACGTCGAAGAAACTCTCGGCAAGGACCACGACCTCGACCGCGATATCATCGGCGCGCGCTACGCCTTCTTGGATTCACACGCCGATCGCATCTTCGGCCGCGTCGCGAAACACCCGCCCAAGCGCGCCGGCTCCGCGCGCCTCGACCGCTTCCTCTTGCACCCGGTGTTCGGCTTCGTGGCCTTCCTGTCGATCATGCTGGTGACGTTCCTGGCGCTATTTTCCTGGGCGGACCCGGCCATCAAGCTCATCGAAGCTGCCTTCGGTGGACTCTCCAAGCTGCTCGAGGCGCAGCTGGCCGCAGGCATCTTCAGAGATTTTCTCACGGAAGGGGTGATCGGCGGGGTTGGCAACGTGCTGGTCTTCCTGCCTCAGATCTTGCTGCTGTTCTTGTTCATCGGCCTGCTCGAAGACAGCGGTTACATGGCGCGTGTGGCTTTTCTGATGGACCGCATCATGCGGGCCCTCGGGCTGCACGGTCGCGCGTTCGTGCCGATGCTCTCCGGGTTCGCCTGCGCGGTGCCGGCCATCCTCGCAACACGAACCATGGAGCGCCGTCGCGATCGTTTGCTCACCATGCTGGTCGTGCCATTGATGACCTGTTCCGCACGCCTGCCGGTCTACACCCTGGTAATCGCGGCGTTGTTCCCCGAGCGCACGTTGCTCGGATTTCTGCCGCTCGGCGCCGCGCTGATGGTCGCCATGTACTGCTTCAGCATCTTGATGACCCTGCTCGCCGCGGCGGTGCTCGGCCGCACCGTGGTGCGCGGACGCCGGGTGCCGCTGATCTTGGAGCTGCCCCCTTACCGCGTGCCCAGCCTGAAGAGTGTGCTCAGGATGATGTGGGAGCGGGCGGCCGTGTTCTTGAAAGAAGCCGGCACGGTGATCCTGGCCTGCACCATCGTGCTCTGGGCGCTGCTCTCATTCCCGCGCGGCGAGGCACCCGTCACGGCGCCCTTGGCCGCCGACGCCCCCGCAGAGACGCAGACACGACCCGCGCCCACGAAAGCCGAGGAGATCGCCGACCGCTCGGCGAGGCTCGAGCACAGCTACGGCGGACGACTGGGCAAGGCCATCGAGCCGGCCCTCCGCCCGCTGGGCTTCGACTGGAAGATCGGCGTCGGCTTGATCGGCGCGTTCGCCGCTCGGGAGGTGTTCGTCTCGACGCTGGGTGTCGTCTACGGTGTCGCCGGCGGCGACGAGGACACAGCACCGCTGCGCGACCGCATCAAACACGAAAAGCGGGCCGACGGTCGCCCGGTCTACTCCGCGCTCACCGGGCTCTCGTTGATGGTGTTTTTTGCCCTCGCCTGTCAGTGCATGAGCACCCTGGCCGTGGTTCGCCGTGAGACCCGGAGCTGGCGCTGGCCCGCGTTTCTCTTCGGCTACATGACCGTCCTGGCGTACCTGGCGAGCCTCATGGTCTACCAGGGCGGACGACTGTTCGGCTGGGGCTGA
- a CDS encoding ferrous iron transport protein A, which translates to MNLAQVSRGQLFTVERVGGQRAFRRRLMELGLVPGTQIELVGVAPLGDPIEFLVRGASLSIRRAEAAEVGVVRVEAALDAAPELTRVEPELGARSAT; encoded by the coding sequence ATGAACCTCGCCCAGGTCTCGCGCGGCCAGCTGTTCACCGTCGAACGCGTCGGCGGGCAGCGAGCGTTCCGGCGCAGGCTGATGGAGCTCGGTCTCGTTCCCGGCACTCAGATCGAGCTGGTCGGTGTCGCGCCGCTCGGAGATCCCATCGAGTTCCTGGTGCGCGGCGCCAGTCTCTCGATTCGCCGGGCGGAGGCCGCCGAAGTGGGCGTCGTCCGCGTCGAGGCCGCGCTCGACGCGGCCCCCGAGCTCACGCGCGTCGAGCCTGAGCTCGGCGCGCGGAGCGCAACGTGA
- a CDS encoding serine/threonine protein kinase, which translates to MTAQGDVPGSIVDAKYALIEQIGVGGMGTVWRALVYGAQGFRRTVAVKRLNETFNEYPEVVEMFVEEARVGAMLRHPNVVQIHDFGIDAAGQYYLVTEWVEGLHFGEYQRSFLNVPGGAPWPLITAIAIEVLRALDAAHSVCREDGTPAPVLHRDVSPPNILLDVTGIVKLADFGLARAMDRGRITRPNVIKGKLSYLAPEMLRGDDATVQSDLFSLGVCLWEALAGQRLFDAPTDIEVLEMLKDPRVPLLSYKRPDLPMGLTTAVHRALERDASRRFDSALMMLDALREVLRVIPETTSGPVLAATITAARNRLRARGT; encoded by the coding sequence ATGACCGCTCAGGGCGATGTACCCGGCTCGATCGTCGACGCCAAGTACGCGTTGATCGAACAGATTGGCGTCGGCGGCATGGGCACGGTCTGGCGCGCGCTCGTTTATGGCGCGCAGGGCTTTCGGCGCACCGTGGCCGTCAAACGCCTGAACGAGACCTTCAACGAATACCCCGAGGTCGTGGAGATGTTCGTGGAAGAGGCCCGCGTCGGTGCCATGCTCAGGCACCCGAACGTGGTGCAGATTCACGATTTCGGCATCGACGCCGCGGGCCAGTACTACCTGGTCACCGAGTGGGTCGAGGGACTGCACTTCGGGGAGTATCAGCGTAGCTTTCTCAACGTGCCCGGGGGCGCTCCCTGGCCCCTCATCACCGCCATCGCCATCGAGGTGCTGCGGGCACTGGACGCGGCCCACTCGGTATGCAGGGAGGACGGCACGCCGGCGCCCGTGCTTCACCGCGACGTCTCTCCGCCGAACATCCTGCTCGACGTGACCGGGATCGTGAAGCTCGCGGACTTCGGCTTGGCTCGAGCGATGGACCGCGGCCGCATCACCCGCCCCAATGTCATCAAGGGCAAGCTGAGTTACCTCGCCCCGGAGATGCTCCGCGGCGATGACGCGACGGTGCAGAGTGATCTCTTCAGTCTGGGCGTCTGCCTCTGGGAGGCACTCGCCGGCCAGCGCCTGTTCGACGCGCCGACCGACATCGAGGTGCTCGAGATGCTGAAGGACCCGCGCGTGCCGCTCCTGTCGTACAAGCGACCGGACCTGCCCATGGGGCTGACCACTGCTGTGCATCGGGCCCTCGAGCGCGACGCGTCGCGACGCTTCGACTCGGCGTTGATGATGCTCGACGCGCTCCGAGAGGTGCTCAGGGTGATCCCGGAGACAACCTCCGGCCCCGTGCTGGCAGCCACCATCACCGCGGCGAGGAACCGCCTGCGGGCCCGGGGCACCTGA
- a CDS encoding SUMF1/EgtB/PvdO family nonheme iron enzyme has product MPVRRGWAASMLLGVSLIACDDPRPALHPPQVFDVGLPRKAPPLRECRFDPVTRVEEPSKSGSDMCFTAGEAEPWWMRYQADAEPPAVAAEPIADAAPPPPACPNDMLLVEGEFCPDVRHRCLRYLDDGVPGAFLSHHRCAEFDKTPQCLGAREHRRFCIDRDEYVAPGAELPLVDQSWTMSKDLCESLGKRLCFESEWQFACEGEALLPYPYGFNRDAKRCNHDQQNLELRGKLRDLRVPPAARPACVSPFGVRNMVGNVDEWTMRDGLHKPWRSSLRGGWWLAGRNNCIAATTGHDEYYFGAQTGVRCCANAL; this is encoded by the coding sequence TTGCCGGTGAGACGCGGTTGGGCGGCGTCGATGCTCCTCGGTGTCTCGCTGATTGCCTGTGACGATCCGCGACCCGCGCTGCATCCCCCTCAGGTGTTCGACGTCGGTCTCCCGCGCAAGGCTCCCCCACTCCGCGAGTGTCGCTTCGATCCGGTGACCCGGGTGGAGGAGCCGAGCAAGTCCGGAAGCGACATGTGTTTCACCGCCGGCGAGGCCGAGCCGTGGTGGATGCGGTACCAAGCCGACGCCGAGCCGCCAGCGGTCGCTGCCGAGCCGATCGCGGACGCCGCGCCGCCCCCGCCAGCGTGTCCGAACGACATGCTGCTGGTCGAGGGTGAGTTCTGTCCGGACGTGCGTCACCGCTGCCTGCGGTACCTCGACGACGGCGTCCCGGGGGCATTCCTGAGCCACCACCGCTGCGCCGAGTTCGACAAGACCCCCCAGTGTCTGGGTGCGCGCGAGCATCGGCGCTTCTGCATCGACCGTGACGAGTACGTCGCCCCCGGTGCGGAGCTGCCGCTGGTCGACCAGTCGTGGACCATGTCGAAGGATCTGTGCGAGAGCCTGGGCAAACGTCTGTGTTTCGAGTCCGAGTGGCAGTTTGCCTGTGAAGGCGAGGCTCTCTTGCCCTACCCGTACGGGTTCAACCGGGACGCAAAACGCTGCAATCACGACCAGCAGAACCTGGAGCTCCGCGGCAAGCTCCGAGATCTGCGCGTGCCACCCGCTGCTCGTCCGGCCTGCGTCAGCCCGTTCGGCGTGCGCAACATGGTGGGCAACGTGGACGAGTGGACGATGCGGGATGGCCTGCACAAACCCTGGCGTTCGTCGCTGCGCGGCGGTTGGTGGCTCGCCGGACGTAACAACTGCATCGCCGCCACGACCGGTCACGACGAGTACTACTTCGGCGCCCAGACCGGCGTCCGCTGCTGCGCCAACGCGCTCTGA
- a CDS encoding CBS domain-containing protein, whose translation MDEHFDDELEIMNERARQRVDLDADVFEQPLSVLCRRPAVTLNTDATVERAAALMCENRIGAVLVTENGKLVGIVTERDLMMKVGLNGADWRLRPVTELMTPDPDALFLHDAVKFVMNRMHMGGYRHVPIVNDLSEPIHVISLRDLVRFVLDQFPKLITNIPSRPSRGAPPWGG comes from the coding sequence ATGGACGAACATTTCGACGACGAATTGGAGATCATGAACGAACGGGCCCGGCAGCGCGTCGACCTGGATGCCGACGTTTTCGAGCAGCCGCTGAGTGTCCTGTGCCGCCGCCCCGCGGTGACACTGAACACCGACGCAACGGTGGAGCGCGCGGCCGCTCTGATGTGTGAGAACCGGATCGGCGCGGTGCTCGTCACCGAGAACGGCAAGCTGGTCGGCATCGTCACCGAGCGAGATTTGATGATGAAGGTCGGCTTGAACGGCGCCGACTGGCGCTTGCGCCCGGTCACCGAGCTCATGACGCCCGATCCCGACGCGCTCTTTCTGCACGACGCCGTCAAGTTCGTGATGAACCGCATGCACATGGGCGGCTACCGGCACGTGCCCATCGTCAACGACCTGAGCGAACCCATTCACGTCATTTCGCTGCGAGATCTGGTTCGTTTCGTCCTCGACCAGTTTCCTAAGCTCATCACGAACATCCCCTCGCGGCCATCTCGCGGGGCGCCACCGTGGGGTGGCTGA
- a CDS encoding peptidylprolyl isomerase: protein MANPTAVLETSLGDVTVELFTDQMPITAGNFVELAKSGFYDGLHFHRVINGFMLQFGCPHSKDPESPRSGTGDSPKGTIKDEHTAKLSNEPGTLSMANTGRPNSGSCQFFINTVHNSYLDWFTPGNSKHPVFGKVISGMDVVKKIESTKTNAGDRPLTPVQMKRIRVVEG, encoded by the coding sequence ATGGCGAATCCGACCGCAGTTCTCGAGACCAGTTTGGGCGACGTCACGGTGGAGCTGTTCACCGATCAGATGCCCATCACCGCGGGTAATTTCGTCGAGCTCGCGAAGAGCGGGTTTTACGACGGCCTGCACTTTCATCGTGTGATCAACGGCTTCATGTTGCAGTTCGGCTGTCCGCACAGCAAAGACCCGGAGAGCCCGCGCTCCGGCACCGGCGACAGCCCGAAGGGCACGATCAAGGACGAGCACACGGCCAAACTCTCGAACGAGCCCGGCACGCTCTCGATGGCCAACACCGGCCGCCCGAACTCCGGCAGCTGCCAGTTCTTCATCAACACGGTGCACAACTCGTATCTGGATTGGTTCACGCCCGGAAACAGCAAACACCCGGTGTTCGGCAAGGTGATCTCCGGCATGGACGTGGTGAAGAAGATCGAGTCCACCAAGACCAACGCGGGGGATCGCCCGCTCACGCCCGTGCAGATGAAGCGGATCCGCGTCGTCGAAGGCTGA
- a CDS encoding ferritin-like domain-containing protein, whose protein sequence is MSRSWGGGESTALLLRARLVAALGSGAAAALVSGCHSGESAARPEPPPPAPGPVYIAPTEGEPSPPVIATSEPSPAEPAPPPVATQPPLPEQAPVAKHPPPTPSQTCAHPTRKCFQPHAVVGQVPPQAGEYDVNGCLSGNRVSGACEGFYASRGPSFDGRQCCYVGCTGPIAPCGRPLLIAGVPRVARLVRGEAWCASRELLSVSARELPPALAAELASAWQGDALLEHASVAAFANFALELLGVGAPAEFVERALSAGLDEVRHAELCFGLARAFGGEAWGPSAFELADVQPRRLLADVVAAVVEEACCAETVGALAAARQLEHATEPAVRGALELIAEDEARHAELGWAFVAWALAREGEALSATIDSAFERGLARLVATAPGQTSSEARAFGRLDAEESRALLDEAISSVINPARATLVSGSRVRPHESSVSERV, encoded by the coding sequence ATGTCGCGCAGCTGGGGTGGCGGCGAAAGCACGGCGTTGTTGCTGCGAGCTCGGCTCGTCGCCGCGCTCGGCTCGGGTGCGGCCGCCGCGCTCGTCTCCGGTTGCCACTCCGGCGAGAGCGCGGCGCGGCCCGAACCCCCGCCGCCGGCGCCGGGCCCGGTGTACATCGCGCCCACGGAAGGCGAGCCCAGCCCGCCCGTCATTGCGACCTCGGAGCCTTCACCTGCTGAGCCCGCGCCGCCGCCGGTGGCCACACAGCCGCCGCTGCCGGAGCAGGCACCCGTGGCCAAGCATCCGCCGCCGACCCCGTCGCAGACCTGTGCGCATCCTACCAGAAAGTGTTTCCAGCCGCACGCGGTGGTCGGTCAGGTCCCGCCGCAGGCCGGGGAGTACGACGTCAACGGCTGTCTTTCGGGCAATCGCGTGAGCGGCGCGTGTGAAGGGTTCTACGCCAGCCGCGGCCCCAGCTTCGACGGCAGACAGTGCTGCTACGTGGGTTGCACCGGTCCCATTGCGCCCTGCGGGCGACCGCTGCTGATCGCGGGCGTTCCGCGTGTGGCGAGGTTGGTGCGCGGGGAAGCTTGGTGTGCTTCGCGCGAGTTGCTCAGCGTCAGCGCACGAGAGCTTCCGCCGGCCCTCGCTGCCGAACTGGCGAGCGCATGGCAAGGCGACGCGCTGCTCGAACACGCCTCCGTCGCCGCGTTTGCGAATTTCGCGCTCGAGCTGCTGGGCGTGGGTGCTCCGGCCGAGTTCGTGGAGCGCGCGCTCTCGGCCGGCCTGGACGAAGTGCGGCACGCGGAGCTGTGTTTCGGGCTCGCCCGAGCGTTCGGCGGCGAGGCGTGGGGTCCCAGCGCCTTCGAGCTCGCGGACGTGCAACCGCGCCGGTTGCTCGCTGATGTCGTGGCTGCAGTCGTGGAAGAGGCGTGCTGCGCCGAGACCGTGGGCGCACTGGCCGCCGCGCGACAGCTGGAGCACGCCACGGAGCCGGCAGTGCGCGGCGCGCTCGAGCTGATTGCCGAAGACGAGGCGCGACACGCCGAGCTCGGATGGGCGTTCGTCGCCTGGGCACTCGCCAGGGAGGGGGAGGCACTCTCTGCGACGATCGACTCCGCCTTCGAGCGCGGGCTCGCACGCCTCGTGGCGACCGCGCCCGGGCAGACCAGCTCGGAGGCGCGCGCGTTCGGGCGGCTCGATGCCGAGGAGAGTCGCGCGCTGCTCGACGAGGCGATCAGCAGCGTGATCAATCCCGCGCGAGCAACGCTCGTGTCCGGCAGCCGGGTTCGACCACACGAGTCGAGCGTCAGCGAGCGGGTCTGA
- the asnS gene encoding asparagine--tRNA ligase, producing MAVHSVKQALSGAVEEGAELTVRGWIRTRRDSKAGLSFLHVSDGSCFAPIQVVADKALENYERDVLRLGPGCSLVCTGTLARSQGKGQAFEIQAKTVEVLGFVDDPESYPIQPKAHSMEFLREVAHLRPRTNTFGAVTRVRNCIAQAVHRFFHEQGFNWIATPIITANDCEGAGQMFRVSALDLANLPRTPDGKVDYQQDFFGKEAFLTVSGQLAVEAYCLALSKVYTFGPTFRAENSNTARHLAEFWMVEPEIAFADLNDDADLAEAFLKYVFRAVLAECADDMKFFVERVDKAAIERLEGFVDQAFARVDYGDAIKILEKSGKKFEFPVSWGMDLQTEHERFLTEAEFKSPVVVMNYPEKIKAFYMRLNADEKTVAAMDVLAPGIGEIIGGSQREERLELLDRRMQAFGLNPASYQWYRDLRRYGSVPHAGFGLGLERLVVYVCGLANIRDAIPYPRTPGNAEF from the coding sequence ATGGCTGTCCATTCGGTGAAACAGGCACTGTCCGGGGCGGTGGAGGAAGGCGCGGAGCTCACGGTTCGCGGCTGGATCCGCACACGCCGCGACAGCAAGGCGGGACTCTCGTTCCTCCACGTCAGCGACGGCTCGTGTTTTGCGCCGATCCAGGTGGTCGCCGACAAGGCGCTGGAGAACTACGAACGGGACGTGCTGCGCCTCGGACCGGGCTGTTCGCTGGTCTGCACCGGGACCCTCGCTCGCTCTCAGGGCAAGGGTCAGGCCTTCGAGATCCAGGCGAAGACTGTCGAGGTGCTCGGCTTCGTCGACGATCCGGAGAGTTACCCCATCCAGCCCAAGGCCCACAGCATGGAGTTCTTGCGCGAGGTCGCACACCTCCGGCCGCGCACGAACACGTTTGGCGCCGTGACGCGGGTGCGCAACTGCATTGCGCAAGCCGTCCACCGTTTCTTCCACGAGCAAGGCTTCAACTGGATCGCGACGCCAATCATCACCGCCAACGACTGCGAGGGCGCCGGGCAGATGTTCCGGGTCTCGGCGCTCGATCTCGCCAACCTGCCTCGGACACCCGACGGCAAGGTCGACTATCAGCAGGACTTCTTCGGCAAGGAAGCGTTCCTCACCGTCTCCGGGCAGCTAGCCGTCGAGGCCTACTGCCTGGCCCTGAGCAAGGTCTACACCTTCGGTCCCACGTTTCGCGCCGAGAACTCCAACACCGCGCGCCACCTGGCCGAGTTCTGGATGGTCGAACCGGAGATCGCGTTCGCCGATCTGAACGACGACGCGGATCTGGCCGAGGCGTTTCTGAAGTACGTCTTCCGCGCCGTGCTCGCCGAGTGTGCCGACGACATGAAGTTCTTCGTCGAGCGGGTCGACAAGGCGGCCATCGAACGGCTGGAGGGCTTCGTGGACCAAGCGTTCGCCCGCGTGGACTACGGCGACGCCATCAAGATCCTGGAAAAGAGCGGCAAGAAGTTCGAGTTCCCGGTCAGCTGGGGCATGGACCTGCAGACCGAGCACGAACGCTTCTTGACCGAGGCGGAGTTCAAGTCGCCGGTGGTGGTGATGAACTACCCGGAGAAGATCAAGGCGTTCTACATGCGGCTCAACGCCGACGAAAAGACCGTGGCCGCCATGGACGTGCTCGCGCCCGGCATCGGGGAGATCATCGGCGGGTCGCAGCGCGAGGAGCGCCTCGAGTTGCTCGACCGGCGCATGCAGGCCTTTGGTCTGAATCCAGCGTCGTATCAGTGGTACCGGGATCTGCGACGTTACGGCAGCGTGCCGCATGCCGGCTTCGGGCTCGGCCTCGAGCGACTCGTCGTCTACGTTTGTGGGCTCGCCAACATTCGCGACGCGATCCCGTATCCGCGCACCCCGGGCAACGCAGAGTTCTGA
- a CDS encoding amidohydrolase family protein encodes MRLGRRSLLILSALGLAPRTVLGAPPLPGKTPTARTSVPPRLSLRGARVLSADAPPLEDSLVELDGGKITRVVSGGEPAKGSQVIEAKGMTLTAGFVDLVTGTGLMEVELERSSRNAEMASKNPIRAAYLAADGYDPAASAVGVTRAGGVTSVGVVPSGGLISGQSAWIDLDDETSTTNVVVRRLALHVGLNNAWYEGEQVSVGASLLALRELFDDARELSRNPGGFDKNQMRKLVASRLDLRAVAESLAGKLPVIFEVDRAADILSVLELARANKLKAVIASAAEGWKVADALAKAKTPVINFPLDNLPRTFSARFVRDDNAARLAAAGVPLIIASGEVHNARKLRQIAGNAVRAGLPHATALDAVTRAPASAFALDKRYGRVAAGLVANLTLWSGDPFELSTKVEAVFLRGRRASLENRQTALFQRYKAPQR; translated from the coding sequence ATGAGGCTCGGCCGGCGTTCACTGCTCATCCTCTCGGCGCTCGGCCTCGCTCCCCGCACGGTGCTCGGCGCGCCGCCGCTGCCAGGAAAAACGCCAACGGCTCGCACGAGCGTGCCTCCGCGGCTGAGCTTGCGCGGCGCCCGGGTGCTCAGCGCCGACGCGCCGCCGCTGGAAGACTCCCTGGTCGAGCTCGACGGCGGCAAGATCACGCGCGTCGTCAGCGGCGGCGAGCCGGCCAAGGGCAGCCAGGTCATCGAGGCCAAAGGCATGACCCTGACGGCCGGCTTCGTCGATCTGGTGACGGGCACCGGCCTGATGGAGGTCGAGCTGGAGCGTTCGAGCCGCAACGCGGAGATGGCCAGCAAAAACCCGATCCGCGCCGCGTACCTGGCCGCGGATGGGTACGACCCGGCGGCCAGCGCCGTGGGGGTCACCCGCGCCGGCGGTGTCACCAGTGTGGGAGTCGTGCCGAGCGGTGGGCTGATCAGCGGCCAGAGCGCCTGGATCGATCTCGATGACGAGACCTCCACCACGAACGTCGTCGTGCGACGCCTCGCGCTACACGTAGGCCTCAACAACGCCTGGTATGAAGGGGAACAGGTCAGCGTCGGCGCCTCGCTGCTGGCTCTGCGCGAGCTGTTCGACGACGCCCGCGAGCTCAGCAGGAACCCCGGCGGGTTCGACAAGAACCAGATGCGCAAGCTGGTCGCCAGCCGGCTTGATCTGCGGGCGGTCGCTGAGTCGCTGGCCGGAAAACTCCCGGTGATCTTCGAGGTCGACCGCGCGGCGGACATCCTGTCGGTGCTCGAGCTCGCGCGTGCGAACAAACTCAAAGCCGTGATCGCTTCAGCGGCCGAGGGCTGGAAGGTGGCCGACGCCCTGGCCAAGGCCAAGACGCCGGTCATCAACTTCCCCCTCGACAACCTGCCCCGCACCTTCTCTGCCCGCTTCGTGCGCGACGACAACGCGGCGCGGCTCGCGGCCGCCGGCGTGCCGCTGATCATCGCGAGTGGAGAGGTCCACAACGCCCGCAAGCTCCGGCAGATCGCCGGCAACGCCGTGCGCGCCGGGCTCCCGCACGCGACGGCGCTGGACGCAGTGACCCGGGCGCCTGCGAGCGCATTCGCGCTCGACAAACGCTACGGCCGCGTCGCTGCAGGCCTGGTCGCCAACCTCACCCTCTGGTCGGGTGATCCCTTCGAGCTGTCGACCAAGGTCGAGGCCGTGTTCTTGCGGGGCCGCCGCGCGTCGCTGGAGAACCGGCAGACCGCGCTGTTTCAGCGCTACAAAGCCCCGCAGCGGTAG